In Nostoc sp. CENA543, a single genomic region encodes these proteins:
- a CDS encoding DUF3084 domain-containing protein — MTTGYILIAAILILGGVIATVGDRIGTRVGKARLSLFKLRPKNTAVLVTIFSGVLTAATTLAILFLVDDGLRKGVFELEDILKDLRQKREQLKVTEEQKTQAEVQRNQANQALEVTKKEKFTAQQDLAQTQTRLQRTQNELKNLYSQRKGLQTVVTQLETERRRLIAQIAERQTAIEERDRELSNRKQAIEERDRELSNRLQAIKQRDIKIDQLDKLIQKRNLEIAQREQVIAKRESLLKELEKQQDYLEQEVARLEKYYQSYRDLRLGKLALVRGQVLAAAVVRISREVTPQQLVSQLLQEANRNASIELAEPGTPANTQLLRVTPDRIEPLIKQISDGREYVVRIFSAGNYVRGEKQIEFFADAARNVLVFSEGEVLATTTADLKTMTSYELRQRLDLLISASQFRARNAGIVESVQIDGTFIRFVSLLRQLEQPIEIKAVAAENTYTSGPLRVKLIAIQNGKVVLST, encoded by the coding sequence ATGACCACCGGGTACATCCTGATTGCAGCAATTTTAATTTTGGGAGGCGTAATTGCCACCGTTGGCGATCGCATCGGCACCAGGGTTGGCAAAGCACGCCTCTCTCTATTTAAGCTGCGTCCCAAAAACACGGCTGTACTAGTAACTATTTTCAGTGGTGTGTTGACGGCAGCCACCACTCTCGCCATTCTATTTTTAGTTGATGATGGTTTGCGAAAGGGAGTTTTTGAATTAGAAGATATCCTCAAAGACCTCAGACAAAAACGAGAACAACTCAAAGTCACAGAAGAACAGAAAACTCAAGCAGAAGTACAACGCAACCAAGCCAATCAAGCATTAGAAGTTACCAAAAAAGAGAAATTCACAGCGCAGCAAGATTTGGCACAAACCCAAACAAGACTCCAGCGCACCCAAAACGAACTGAAAAACCTGTACTCCCAAAGAAAAGGTTTACAAACAGTCGTCACTCAACTAGAAACAGAACGCAGACGCTTAATTGCCCAAATTGCTGAACGTCAAACAGCCATAGAAGAACGTGATCGCGAATTAAGTAACCGCAAACAAGCCATAGAAGAACGCGATCGTGAACTGAGTAATCGTCTACAAGCCATTAAACAACGCGATATCAAAATTGATCAACTAGATAAACTCATCCAGAAACGCAACTTAGAAATTGCCCAAAGAGAACAAGTAATTGCTAAACGCGAATCTTTACTCAAAGAATTAGAAAAACAACAGGACTATCTAGAACAGGAAGTGGCGAGACTGGAGAAGTATTACCAGTCATATCGCGACTTGCGCTTGGGTAAATTGGCCTTAGTGCGGGGTCAAGTGTTGGCGGCGGCGGTAGTGCGTATCAGTCGAGAAGTTACACCCCAGCAATTAGTTTCGCAACTGCTCCAAGAAGCCAACCGCAATGCTAGCATCGAACTAGCTGAACCTGGAACTCCCGCCAATACGCAGTTATTGCGCGTGACTCCCGACAGGATAGAACCACTGATCAAGCAAATTAGTGATGGACGAGAATATGTAGTCAGAATTTTCTCTGCTGGTAATTATGTCAGGGGAGAAAAGCAAATAGAATTTTTCGCTGATGCCGCTAGAAATGTTTTAGTATTTTCTGAAGGTGAGGTACTGGCGACAACCACAGCCGACCTCAAAACCATGACCTCTTATGAGTTAAGGCAAAGATTAGATTTATTAATTTCAGCCTCCCAATTTCGTGCCAGGAATGCCGGAATTGTTGAAAGCGTACAAATCGATGGAACTTTTATCCGCTTTGTTTCTTTATTAAGACAATTAGAACAACCAATAGAAATTAAAGCCGTAGCAGCAGAAAATACTTATACATCCGGGCCATTGAGAGTAAAATTAATAGCAATTCAAAATGGCAAAGTGGTTTTAAGCACTTAA
- a CDS encoding DUF3146 family protein: protein MSAKRLPETTAHVKITRQSWQHGFLEGEVSAGDFEWHFQWNFRLGELSVKPSQGRALIKEPLGRFLEQQDYQLEPGGDYAFTIRAQL from the coding sequence GTGAGTGCTAAACGTTTGCCCGAAACTACTGCCCACGTCAAAATCACTCGCCAATCCTGGCAACACGGCTTCCTAGAAGGCGAAGTGAGTGCAGGTGATTTTGAGTGGCATTTTCAATGGAATTTTCGTCTGGGAGAACTTTCCGTCAAACCTTCCCAGGGTCGTGCTTTAATCAAAGAACCTCTAGGACGATTTTTGGAACAGCAAGATTATCAATTAGAACCAGGAGGAGATTACGCGTTTACGATTCGCGCACAGCTATAG
- a CDS encoding polyribonucleotide nucleotidyltransferase produces MAEFEKSISFDGRDIRLKVGLLAPQAGGSVLIESGDTAVLVTATRSAAREGIDFLPLTVDYEERLYAAGRIPGGIMRREGRPPEKAILTSRLIDRPLRPLFPSWLRDDLQVVAFTMSMDELVPPDVLAVTGASIATLIAKIPFNGPMAAVRVGLVGDDFIINPTYAEIEAGDLDLIVAGSPHGVIMVEAGANQLPERDIIEAIDFGYEAVRDLIKAQQDLVAELGLEFVQEAPPEVDQTLANYIRDRASDEIKKILAQFDLGKTERDNALDAVKENIATAIAELPEEDPIRVAANADSKALGNTFKDITKYFMRRQIVEDNVRVDGRKLDEVRPVSCQVDVLPKRVHGSGLFNRGLTQVLSACTLGTPGDAQNLNDDLQTDQSKRYLHHYNFPPFSVGETKPLRAPGRREIGHGALAERAILPVLPPKEQFPYVIRVVSEVLSSNGSTSMGSVCGSTLALMDAGVPIIKPVSGAAMGLIKEGDEVRVLTDIQGIEDFLGDMDFKVAGTDTGITALQMDMKISGLSLDVIAQAIHQAKAARLHILEKMLQTIDTPRTETSPYAPRLLTIKIDPDMIGLVIGPGGKTIKGITEETGAKIDIEDDGTVTISAVDENKAKRARNIVQGMTRKLNEGDVYAGRVTRIIPIGAFVEFLPGKEGMIHISQLADYRVGKVEDEVAVGDEVIVKVREIDNKGRINLTRLGIHPDQAAAAREAAAVNR; encoded by the coding sequence ATGGCAGAATTTGAGAAGTCAATATCCTTCGATGGAAGGGATATTCGACTGAAGGTAGGCTTACTAGCACCGCAAGCCGGTGGGTCTGTGTTGATAGAATCAGGGGATACAGCTGTTTTGGTAACAGCTACGCGATCAGCAGCCAGAGAGGGCATTGATTTCCTTCCCCTGACAGTAGATTACGAAGAAAGACTATACGCAGCTGGGAGAATCCCTGGTGGGATTATGCGCCGGGAAGGTCGTCCACCAGAAAAAGCCATTCTGACCAGCCGTTTGATTGACCGTCCCTTGCGTCCTTTGTTCCCTTCATGGTTGCGGGATGACTTGCAAGTTGTGGCTTTCACCATGTCAATGGATGAACTAGTACCGCCAGATGTATTGGCCGTGACAGGTGCTTCTATTGCCACTTTGATTGCTAAAATTCCCTTCAATGGGCCAATGGCAGCAGTACGGGTAGGCTTGGTAGGTGATGACTTTATCATTAACCCTACCTATGCAGAAATCGAAGCTGGAGATTTGGATTTGATCGTAGCTGGTTCACCACATGGTGTAATCATGGTGGAAGCAGGCGCGAATCAACTGCCAGAGCGAGATATTATTGAAGCGATTGATTTTGGCTATGAAGCCGTGCGCGATTTAATTAAGGCGCAACAAGATTTAGTAGCGGAACTAGGTTTGGAATTTGTGCAGGAAGCACCACCAGAGGTAGACCAAACCTTAGCAAATTATATTCGCGATCGCGCCAGCGATGAAATTAAGAAAATTTTGGCTCAGTTTGATTTAGGCAAAACCGAACGCGATAACGCGTTAGATGCCGTTAAAGAAAATATTGCCACAGCGATCGCTGAATTACCAGAAGAAGACCCCATCCGCGTTGCGGCTAATGCTGATAGCAAAGCTTTGGGTAACACTTTCAAAGACATTACTAAATACTTCATGCGCCGTCAAATCGTTGAAGATAACGTGCGTGTGGATGGTCGCAAACTGGATGAAGTTCGTCCCGTTTCTTGCCAAGTTGATGTTCTACCCAAGCGCGTCCACGGTAGCGGTTTATTTAATCGCGGACTCACCCAGGTACTATCCGCCTGTACCCTTGGTACTCCTGGAGATGCCCAAAACCTTAACGACGACCTCCAAACCGACCAATCTAAACGCTACCTACATCACTATAATTTCCCCCCCTTCTCCGTCGGGGAAACCAAACCATTACGCGCCCCAGGTAGACGAGAAATTGGTCACGGTGCCTTAGCAGAACGGGCAATTCTACCTGTATTACCGCCCAAAGAACAATTCCCCTACGTTATCCGCGTAGTTTCGGAAGTGCTTTCTTCTAACGGTTCTACCTCAATGGGTTCTGTGTGCGGTTCTACCCTAGCGTTAATGGATGCAGGCGTACCCATTATTAAACCAGTTAGTGGTGCGGCGATGGGTCTGATTAAAGAAGGCGATGAAGTGCGAGTCCTCACCGATATTCAAGGTATTGAAGACTTTTTAGGTGATATGGACTTTAAAGTCGCCGGCACAGATACAGGGATTACAGCCTTACAAATGGACATGAAAATCTCTGGTTTATCTTTAGATGTCATTGCCCAAGCCATCCACCAAGCCAAAGCCGCCAGGTTGCACATTCTAGAAAAAATGCTGCAAACCATCGACACACCACGCACTGAAACCTCACCCTATGCCCCACGTCTGTTGACTATCAAGATTGATCCAGACATGATTGGTCTAGTCATTGGGCCTGGTGGTAAAACCATCAAGGGAATTACCGAAGAAACTGGTGCTAAAATTGACATCGAAGATGATGGTACAGTTACCATTTCTGCGGTAGATGAAAATAAGGCTAAACGTGCGCGTAATATCGTTCAAGGCATGACCCGCAAATTGAACGAGGGCGATGTTTATGCTGGACGTGTGACTCGGATTATACCAATTGGTGCTTTTGTGGAATTTCTTCCTGGTAAGGAAGGAATGATCCATATTTCTCAACTTGCTGATTATCGTGTAGGCAAGGTAGAAGATGAGGTTGCCGTAGGTGATGAAGTCATTGTCAAAGTGCGTGAAATTGACAATAAAGGACGGATTAACCTCACACGCTTGGGTATTCACCCAGACCAAGCAGCAGCAGCACGAGAAGCTGCGGCAGTAAACCGTTAA
- the ntcA gene encoding global nitrogen regulator NtcA: MIVTQDKALANVFRQMATGAFPPVVETFERNKTIFFPGDPAERVYFLLKGAVKLSRVYEAGEEITVALLRENSVFGVLSLLTGNKSDRFYHAVAFTPVELLSAPIEQVEQALKENPELSMLMLRGLSSRILQTEMMIETLAHRDMGSRLISFLLILCRDFGIPCADGITIDLKLSHQAIAEAIGSTRVTVTRLLGDLREKKMISIHKKKITVHKPVTLSRQFT; the protein is encoded by the coding sequence ATGATCGTGACACAAGATAAGGCCCTAGCAAATGTTTTTCGTCAAATGGCAACTGGAGCTTTTCCGCCAGTTGTCGAAACGTTTGAACGCAATAAAACGATCTTTTTTCCTGGCGATCCTGCCGAGCGAGTCTATTTCCTTTTGAAAGGCGCAGTGAAGCTTTCCAGGGTGTATGAGGCAGGAGAAGAAATTACAGTTGCACTACTGCGGGAAAATAGCGTTTTTGGAGTGCTGTCTTTATTGACAGGGAATAAATCTGATCGGTTTTACCATGCGGTGGCATTTACTCCTGTAGAATTGCTCTCTGCACCCATTGAACAAGTAGAGCAAGCACTCAAAGAGAATCCAGAATTATCAATGTTAATGCTGCGGGGTTTATCTTCGCGAATTTTGCAAACAGAAATGATGATTGAAACCTTAGCTCACCGAGATATGGGTTCAAGGTTGATTAGTTTTCTGTTAATTCTCTGTCGCGATTTCGGGATTCCTTGTGCTGATGGCATCACGATTGATTTAAAACTATCTCACCAAGCGATCGCAGAAGCCATTGGTTCAACTCGCGTCACCGTGACTAGATTACTAGGGGATCTACGTGAGAAAAAGATGATTTCCATTCACAAAAAGAAGATTACTGTGCATAAACCCGTGACTCTCAGCCGTCAGTTCACATAA
- a CDS encoding pre-16S rRNA-processing nuclease YqgF, with protein sequence MFSNEFSPTQPVILGFDPGKDKCGVAIMGLDRQLHYHQVVPSPEAIATINILRQRFPVSLLVMGNQTTAKRWKQQLQQELVEPVNIVLVDERYSTLEARDRYWQMYPPQGLTKLIPEGMRQPPRPIDDIVAILLIERYLSRLTE encoded by the coding sequence ATGTTTTCTAATGAGTTTTCGCCAACACAACCAGTAATTTTAGGTTTTGACCCTGGTAAAGATAAATGTGGTGTAGCCATCATGGGATTAGACCGACAATTGCATTATCATCAGGTCGTACCTTCCCCAGAAGCGATCGCTACGATTAATATACTCAGACAAAGATTCCCTGTTTCCTTATTGGTAATGGGCAATCAAACCACAGCCAAACGCTGGAAACAGCAGTTACAACAAGAATTAGTCGAACCTGTCAATATTGTTTTGGTGGATGAGCGTTATTCTACCCTAGAAGCACGCGATCGCTATTGGCAGATGTACCCACCCCAAGGACTCACAAAACTTATTCCAGAGGGAATGCGCCAACCACCACGACCCATAGACGACATAGTTGCGATTCTGTTAATTGAAAGATATTTAAGCCGACTGACGGAATAA